From the Armatimonadota bacterium genome, one window contains:
- the hisI gene encoding phosphoribosyl-AMP cyclohydrolase: MGWIEGLKFDANGLIPAIVQDAQNGDVLMLAYMNAESIRRTLETRRATYWSRSRQEYWVKGATSGHIQQVKEIRIDCDQDALLIMVDQTGPACHENYRSCFFRTADGDELKINSEKQGG; this comes from the coding sequence ATGGGCTGGATCGAGGGTCTCAAGTTCGATGCCAACGGGCTGATACCGGCCATCGTCCAAGACGCCCAGAACGGCGATGTGTTGATGCTGGCCTACATGAACGCAGAATCGATTCGCCGCACTCTTGAGACCCGCCGCGCCACCTATTGGAGCCGCTCGCGACAAGAATATTGGGTCAAAGGAGCAACCAGCGGACACATCCAACAGGTCAAGGAAATCCGCATCGATTGCGATCAAGATGCGTTGCTAATCATGGTCGACCAAACCGGCCCGGCGTGCCACGAAAACTACCGATCGTGTTTCTTTCGCACAGCCGATGGAGACGAACTCAAGATCAACTCGGAGAAACAGGGAGGTTAG
- a CDS encoding PKD domain-containing protein, which yields MNWIKTLAVGFGLTWVIAACAQDLYNGQPLANSDIQIASFGSGKIEETNEVALNGNSFKTTFFGLHGGGWIAFQRGRDVSQALQQPGALMKVALRLPVEQASGSSRPMTLSKIRIVIETTDGKLTESLHTIDKVKAANTQWYPMAIPLSAIPDLARSNGIIKRIGISGDARSTVYIGEISVATDSTPIQGYFLAVINGVQYDSRQSPRIIVASNDEILLYAFGDGGSSPLVYEWNLMSGNSAEVDASGATLRHRFPKAGEFTITLTIKDGAGRKQPATVTLKMTIT from the coding sequence ATGAACTGGATCAAGACGCTCGCCGTCGGCTTTGGCCTGACTTGGGTCATTGCCGCCTGCGCGCAGGACTTATACAACGGCCAGCCGCTGGCCAACTCCGATATCCAAATCGCATCGTTTGGATCGGGCAAGATTGAAGAGACGAACGAAGTTGCGCTCAACGGCAACTCGTTCAAGACGACGTTCTTTGGACTTCACGGCGGCGGATGGATCGCTTTTCAGCGCGGCCGAGACGTCAGCCAAGCCTTGCAACAGCCCGGCGCATTGATGAAAGTCGCGCTACGATTGCCGGTCGAGCAAGCGTCCGGCTCGTCGCGCCCGATGACCCTATCAAAGATCCGAATCGTCATCGAAACCACCGACGGAAAGCTGACCGAGAGCCTGCACACAATCGACAAGGTGAAGGCCGCCAACACGCAGTGGTATCCGATGGCGATTCCGCTAAGCGCGATCCCCGACCTAGCCCGTTCAAACGGCATTATCAAGCGCATCGGAATATCCGGCGATGCGCGATCGACCGTCTACATCGGCGAGATCAGCGTGGCGACCGATTCCACGCCGATTCAGGGCTATTTTCTGGCCGTGATCAACGGCGTTCAATACGACTCGCGACAAAGCCCCCGCATTATCGTCGCCAGCAACGACGAGATACTGCTCTACGCATTTGGCGATGGCGGTTCTTCGCCGTTGGTCTACGAATGGAACCTGATGAGCGGGAATTCCGCCGAGGTTGATGCGTCCGGAGCGACCTTGCGGCACCGATTCCCAAAGGCGGGCGAATTCACCATCACGCTCACCATCAAGGACGGCGCCGGGCGAAAGCAGCCCGCAACGGTAACGCTCAAGATGACCATCACCTAA
- a CDS encoding CHAP domain-containing protein, with the protein MNEIVKTTLAVAASQVGVKELGTNAGPQVTAYLKSTGLPAGNPWCMAFVNWCEEQAAKQLGRKSIIPNTASCDVFHNWAKKNNLLKSAPQQGDCFLIYKVLTPQSFDATHVGFVLDVVKDEAGTIVRVKTIEGNTNSGGSREGDGVYRRSRPLGPKIRFVRWALMAKKEA; encoded by the coding sequence ATGAACGAGATCGTGAAGACCACGCTGGCAGTCGCTGCTTCACAAGTCGGCGTCAAAGAACTGGGCACCAACGCCGGGCCCCAAGTTACGGCCTACCTCAAATCGACCGGCCTGCCCGCTGGCAATCCTTGGTGCATGGCATTCGTCAACTGGTGCGAGGAACAGGCAGCCAAGCAACTGGGCCGCAAGTCGATCATCCCCAACACCGCTTCTTGCGACGTGTTTCACAACTGGGCCAAGAAGAACAACCTGCTCAAATCGGCGCCGCAACAGGGCGACTGCTTTCTAATCTACAAAGTGCTGACGCCCCAGTCCTTTGATGCGACGCACGTTGGATTTGTGCTGGATGTCGTCAAAGACGAGGCGGGTACAATCGTTCGGGTTAAGACGATCGAGGGCAATACCAACTCGGGCGGATCTCGCGAAGGCGACGGCGTGTACAGGCGCAGCCGACCGTTGGGACCTAAGATTCGATTTGTCCGATGGGCATTGATGGCCAAGAAGGAGGCATAA